In Corynebacterium aquatimens, one genomic interval encodes:
- a CDS encoding DNA cytosine methyltransferase has protein sequence MSINVVDLFSGAGGISQGFTEASEQFAIVRAIDSDLDAAMTFEQNFQSANVVHADIEDWLQDARIESCDVVVGGPPCQGFSSLGKIDEKKNRLWENYARYVRESQPSYFVMENVPQFAKSPQKAVFETELSNGLLKDYSARTYLVNSADYGTHQLRRRMIILGTRKDRAVLRMPAPLLFEDGFLTVRDAFKDLPPCVTETDLPDRYTERQGVKRPGPFTTKELHLTRRYQEISLRRFSEIPPGGNRFDLPDELLAPCWRKHTSGSGDVMGRLHWDQPSVTIRTEFNKPEKGRYLHPEENRAITHHEAARLMGFPDNYKWVGSKTSIARQIGNAVPIPLARSVGVSVAALFA, from the coding sequence ATGAGCATAAACGTTGTGGATTTGTTCTCGGGCGCAGGAGGTATTAGTCAGGGATTCACAGAAGCAAGCGAACAATTCGCAATCGTCCGGGCAATCGATTCCGATTTGGACGCTGCGATGACGTTTGAACAGAATTTCCAATCCGCAAACGTTGTTCACGCCGATATCGAAGATTGGTTGCAAGATGCCAGAATCGAAAGCTGCGACGTAGTTGTGGGCGGGCCACCGTGCCAGGGCTTTTCCTCACTCGGAAAAATCGATGAAAAGAAGAACCGGCTATGGGAAAATTACGCTCGTTACGTCCGCGAATCTCAACCGTCGTATTTCGTGATGGAAAATGTGCCCCAGTTTGCGAAATCCCCTCAGAAAGCGGTGTTCGAAACAGAGCTAAGTAACGGCCTCCTTAAGGACTACTCAGCCCGTACTTACCTCGTAAATTCAGCAGATTACGGAACACATCAGTTGCGCAGAAGGATGATAATTTTAGGAACTCGAAAGGATCGCGCAGTCTTGAGAATGCCGGCCCCATTGCTCTTCGAGGATGGGTTCTTGACAGTCCGTGACGCATTTAAAGATCTTCCCCCTTGCGTAACAGAAACTGATCTTCCAGACCGCTATACAGAGCGCCAAGGGGTTAAGAGGCCCGGCCCCTTTACAACGAAGGAGCTACATTTGACACGGCGTTACCAGGAAATATCGCTCCGACGTTTTAGCGAGATCCCACCGGGTGGTAACAGATTTGATCTACCTGATGAATTACTGGCCCCCTGTTGGCGAAAGCATACTTCAGGATCCGGAGACGTAATGGGTCGGCTCCATTGGGATCAACCGTCAGTTACTATTCGTACGGAGTTCAATAAACCCGAGAAAGGTCGTTATCTTCACCCCGAGGAGAACAGAGCAATTACTCATCACGAAGCTGCCCGCTTGATGGGATTCCCTGATAACTACAAATGGGTCGGATCGAAAACATCGATTGCTCGTCAAATCGGTAACGCGGTTCCTATCCCCCTCGCGCGCTCAGTCGGGGTCTCAGTAGCTGCTCTTTTCGCTTAA
- a CDS encoding excalibur calcium-binding domain-containing protein, whose amino-acid sequence MRKTVISLAVVSGLTVASLVVPQVSAAPGAGDTATVSENTAAETGTSTSTPTPSSSSSTSTDTPVAPVAGGDATSSKEQKIALGVGLGLTFAILAIGGAALFAIQNGMIPNPLPGIIPGPPAPAPAPAPAPAPRPAAAPAPRPAPAPAPAPAPRPAPKPAPQPAPRPAPAAKHYPNCRAVWDATGGPIYRGDPGYGPHLDRDGDGKACERRPR is encoded by the coding sequence ATGCGCAAAACTGTGATTTCGCTGGCAGTAGTATCCGGTTTAACCGTGGCCAGCCTTGTAGTTCCTCAAGTGTCAGCCGCTCCAGGGGCGGGCGACACTGCAACTGTTTCGGAAAATACCGCTGCCGAAACGGGTACTTCGACCTCAACCCCGACCCCGTCTAGCAGTTCTTCTACATCGACGGACACTCCGGTTGCTCCTGTCGCCGGTGGAGACGCTACGAGTTCGAAGGAACAGAAGATCGCTCTCGGAGTTGGCCTGGGTCTTACCTTTGCAATTCTCGCAATCGGTGGAGCTGCACTGTTTGCTATCCAGAACGGTATGATTCCGAACCCGCTTCCGGGAATCATTCCGGGACCGCCTGCTCCGGCACCGGCGCCAGCCCCTGCACCCGCACCGCGACCTGCTGCTGCACCGGCCCCGCGCCCTGCGCCGGCACCGGCACCGGCACCGGCTCCGCGTCCAGCACCGAAGCCCGCTCCTCAGCCAGCGCCGCGTCCGGCTCCGGCGGCTAAGCACTACCCGAACTGCCGTGCAGTGTGGGATGCAACCGGTGGTCCGATCTACCGCGGTGACCCGGGGTACGGTCCGCACCTGGACCGTGATGGTGATGGCAAGGCGTGTGAGCGCCGTCCTCGTTAG
- a CDS encoding ParA family protein, which produces MKTLSFFNNKGGVGKTTLSTNVAYNFAMKGARVLYVDCDPQCNATQLLLSEEQTEEIYDDNLSADDTVKASLSKTVYGLFIPLREGEPEIETDVPVYKSDRFKIDVMAGHPQLSEIEDVMSSAWQTALGRETAAFRRVHWAGQLITHMEDNDLYDYILFDVGPSLGPFNRTVLLGCDAFATPTATDLFSYHAFGNLARWFDKWVAEYSEMSEYNVSQWKSFSSSYEKKARVLRLGGQGDRTLHYLGYTTLEYVKKKANGKEQLVGAFERFRDRFGDEARLIGRTLGQPDEQYLLGHVPHMHSMPATAQDVHAPIAELVYGDGIKGSQGAQRDSYAQKITEISDNVFAKLNA; this is translated from the coding sequence ATCAAGACGCTCAGTTTCTTCAACAACAAGGGCGGAGTGGGCAAGACAACCCTGTCGACGAATGTTGCCTACAACTTCGCTATGAAAGGCGCCCGGGTCCTCTACGTCGACTGCGATCCGCAGTGTAACGCCACGCAGTTACTTCTCTCCGAAGAACAGACCGAAGAAATCTACGACGACAACCTCAGCGCCGATGACACTGTCAAGGCATCTTTGAGCAAAACCGTCTACGGTCTCTTCATCCCCTTGCGCGAAGGTGAGCCCGAAATCGAAACGGATGTACCGGTGTACAAATCCGATCGGTTCAAGATCGACGTCATGGCAGGTCACCCGCAGCTTTCGGAGATCGAGGACGTCATGTCTTCCGCATGGCAGACAGCCCTTGGTAGAGAAACCGCAGCATTCCGCCGCGTTCACTGGGCCGGCCAGCTGATCACTCACATGGAAGACAATGACCTGTACGACTACATCCTGTTCGATGTCGGTCCAAGTCTTGGTCCATTCAACCGAACTGTTCTCCTTGGCTGTGACGCGTTCGCTACACCGACAGCAACGGACCTCTTTAGCTACCACGCATTCGGCAACCTCGCCAGGTGGTTCGACAAGTGGGTAGCCGAGTATTCCGAAATGTCGGAGTACAACGTTTCCCAATGGAAGTCCTTCTCCTCCAGCTACGAGAAGAAGGCCCGCGTACTGCGGCTTGGCGGTCAAGGTGACCGCACCCTGCATTACCTGGGCTACACCACGCTGGAATACGTAAAGAAGAAGGCCAACGGCAAGGAGCAACTCGTCGGCGCGTTTGAACGCTTCCGCGATAGGTTCGGCGACGAAGCTCGGCTTATCGGTCGAACCTTGGGACAACCAGATGAGCAGTACCTGCTGGGACATGTACCCCACATGCACTCCATGCCCGCGACTGCGCAGGACGTTCATGCTCCCATTGCGGAGCTCGTTTACGGCGATGGCATCAAAGGCAGCCAGGGCGCACAGCGTGATTCCTATGCGCAGAAGATTACGGAGATTTCCGATAACGTCTTTGCAAAACTCAACGCCTAG
- a CDS encoding excalibur calcium-binding domain-containing protein: MTGFDPNADPYWNNNPYGQNNPYGGSDPYAAQNYGAPAVPQRPRPSTILKVIAYVSIAFGLLMILAAIAKGDLTFFMTGLLVSTPFILIPGWWFFCLWQDDKRWNTYEEAVQSQQSVSQYLTDTDRDLLRGMGTIDPPEQFKRRWPIVILIAGALFFCSAFFQYKDDENIEGESSDPASLSGNVGEDPAHGRKQVSPGNSGSGDTYYPDCEAVWDELGRPIRSGEPGYDTHLDRDNDGVGCEVQPE; encoded by the coding sequence ATGACCGGTTTCGATCCGAATGCTGATCCGTACTGGAACAACAATCCGTACGGACAGAACAATCCTTACGGCGGCTCTGATCCCTACGCTGCTCAGAATTACGGAGCGCCTGCAGTTCCGCAGCGCCCCCGGCCAAGCACAATCCTTAAGGTCATTGCCTACGTTTCCATCGCATTCGGTCTGTTGATGATCCTCGCCGCGATCGCAAAAGGCGACCTCACGTTCTTCATGACTGGCCTTCTTGTCAGCACCCCGTTCATCTTGATCCCGGGATGGTGGTTCTTCTGCTTGTGGCAGGACGACAAGCGGTGGAACACCTACGAGGAAGCGGTACAGTCCCAGCAGTCGGTCAGTCAGTACCTCACGGATACGGACAGGGACCTTCTTCGCGGCATGGGCACCATTGATCCGCCTGAGCAATTCAAACGCCGCTGGCCGATCGTCATTCTGATCGCCGGCGCGTTGTTCTTCTGCTCCGCGTTCTTCCAGTACAAAGACGATGAAAATATCGAAGGCGAATCCTCGGATCCCGCATCGCTCAGCGGAAACGTAGGGGAGGACCCAGCCCACGGCCGCAAACAAGTCTCACCCGGCAATAGCGGTTCCGGCGATACCTACTACCCAGACTGCGAGGCAGTGTGGGATGAACTCGGCCGCCCGATTCGTAGTGGTGAACCCGGCTACGACACCCACCTTGACCGCGACAACGACGGAGTCGGCTGCGAAGTACAACCCGAGTAG
- a CDS encoding nucleoside hydrolase: MRVLIDCDPGIDDTLALTYLAALHRSGEHELVGVTTSAGNATAGQCFINAAWVMEQLLIDDPTVPIAPGSSDPLRVPLVTTPETHGPTGLGYVNADPRVRLTDGGELPKWDEVWCDAIAEGTEDLALIVTGPMTNLARFRAMHPVEYQVLRNVTVMGGAINHPGNTTPTAEWNFWVDPHAAKVVLDDPPGVVNEGAWDGPVMTLCSLELTERMVFTAEDNSLTSMKLADAPLAKHIDEILNFYHQSHESQGEGYQSKIHDLLTCMIALNALPYVKVMTAIDIETESELMRGTVSADWRDQWEAAPNVNVVHGVDIELAKKLFYEALDAGFGRGKVQA; encoded by the coding sequence CATGAGCTCGTCGGCGTCACCACATCCGCCGGCAACGCTACAGCTGGCCAATGCTTCATCAACGCCGCATGGGTGATGGAGCAATTGCTTATCGACGATCCTACGGTGCCAATCGCCCCGGGCTCTAGTGACCCTCTTCGCGTGCCCCTGGTAACAACCCCTGAAACACATGGTCCGACGGGGTTGGGGTATGTCAATGCGGACCCCCGCGTGCGTCTGACGGATGGGGGAGAACTGCCGAAGTGGGACGAGGTGTGGTGCGATGCGATTGCCGAGGGCACGGAAGACTTAGCGTTGATAGTCACAGGCCCGATGACGAACCTCGCGCGCTTCCGTGCGATGCACCCTGTCGAATACCAGGTCTTGCGCAACGTCACCGTCATGGGTGGGGCAATTAACCACCCTGGCAACACGACGCCCACTGCGGAGTGGAATTTTTGGGTCGATCCCCATGCCGCGAAGGTGGTGTTGGACGACCCGCCGGGTGTAGTCAACGAAGGTGCTTGGGACGGACCTGTCATGACCCTCTGTTCGCTCGAACTGACCGAACGCATGGTCTTCACTGCGGAAGACAACAGCTTGACCAGTATGAAACTTGCCGACGCCCCCTTGGCTAAGCACATCGACGAGATCTTGAACTTCTACCACCAATCCCACGAATCTCAGGGCGAGGGTTACCAGTCAAAAATCCACGACTTACTCACGTGCATGATCGCTTTGAATGCGCTGCCGTATGTGAAAGTCATGACCGCCATCGACATTGAAACCGAAAGCGAACTAATGCGCGGTACTGTTTCTGCGGATTGGCGCGATCAGTGGGAAGCCGCACCCAACGTCAACGTGGTGCATGGTGTCGACATTGAACTGGCCAAAAAGCTCTTTTATGAAGCACTGGACGCGGGCTTTGGACGCGGTAAAGTGCAAGCATGA